One stretch of Ailuropoda melanoleuca isolate Jingjing chromosome 20, ASM200744v2, whole genome shotgun sequence DNA includes these proteins:
- the LOC100475976 gene encoding LOW QUALITY PROTEIN: keratin, type I cuticular Ha7 (The sequence of the model RefSeq protein was modified relative to this genomic sequence to represent the inferred CDS: inserted 2 bases in 1 codon), which yields MTSCYVSSSHCPGSIRMPAATNVCGPSIDIGCQPGAEAKAASLCLSATLAHANRPRVGSTPLGQPSLCMPYSCCTACPLPGTCNIPGNIGVCENYVEGAPNGHEKVTMKFLNDRLANYLEKVRQLERENAELETKIRESSKCHESTTCPDYQSYFQTIKELQQKILCSKAENTRLIIQIDNAKLAADDFRIKHGSEFSLRQVVEADMCGMHKLMDDLSLAKADLEAQQESLKEELLCLKKNHEQEVSILRSQLGDKLQIKLDVEPTVDLSRVLQEMRCHYEALVQTNHNDLEEWFQDQSESISQQDMSCSEELRCCQSEILELRRTVNALEVELQAQHSLKDCLQNSLCEADARFGTELAQMQILISNVEEQLSEIRADLERQNQXYQVLLDVKARLECEIATYRKLLESEDCKLPINPCSTAAACVVCPGCAPATCSSL from the exons ATGACCTCCTGCTACGTCAGCTCATCCCACTGCCCCGGCAGCATCAGGATGCCTGCAGCAACAAATGTCTGTGGCCCCTCCATTGACATTGGGTGCCAGCCCGGGGCAGAGGCCAAGGCTGCATCCCTGTGTCTGTCGGCCACTCTGGCACATGCCAACCGACCACGTGTCGGGTCAACTCCTCTGGGCCAGCCCAGCCTCTGTATGCCCTACAGCTGCTGCACCGCTTGCCCCTTGCCGGGGACCTGCAACATTCCTGGCAACATTGGAGTCTGTGAGAACTATGTGGAAGGTGCCCCCAATGGCCACGAGAAGGTGACCATGAAGTTCCTGAACGATCGTCTGGCCAATTACCTGGAGAAGGTGCGCCAGCTGGAGCGGGAGAATGCCGAGCTAGAGACCAAGATCCGAGAGTCCAGCAAATGCCATGAGTCCACCACGTGTCCAGACTACCAGTCCTACTTCCAGACCATTAAGGAGCTCCAGCAGAAG ATCCTGTGCAGCAAGGCTGAGAATACCAGGCTGATTATCCAAATTGACAATGCCAAGCTGGCTGCTGATGACTTTAGAATCAA GCACGGGAGTGAGTTCTCCCTCCGCCAAGTGGTAGAGGCAGACATGTGCGGGATGCACAAGCTCATGGATGACCTGAGCCTGGCTAAGGCTGACCTGGAAGCCCAGCAGGAGTCCCTGAAGGAGGAGCTGCTCTGCCTCAAGAAAAACCACGAACAG GAAGTGAGCATTCTGAGGAGCCAGCTGGGGGACAAGCTCCAGATTAAGCTGGACGTTGAGCCCACCGTGGACCTGAGCAGGGTGCTGCAGGAGATGCGGTGCCACTATGAGGCCCTGGTGCAGACCAACCACAATGATCTGGAGGAGTGGTTCCAAGATCAG TCTGAAAGCATCAGCCAGCAGGACATGTCCTGCTCCGAGGAGCTGCGGTGCTGCCAGTCGGAGATCCTGGAGCTGAGACGCACGGTGAACGCCCTGGAGGTGGAGCTTCAGGCCCAGCACAGCCTG AAAGACTGTCTGCAGAATTCCCTGTGTGAGGCTGACGCCCGCTTCGGCACCGAGCTGGCCCAGATGCAGATCCTGATCAGCAACGTGGAGGAGCAGCTGTCCGAGATCCGGGCTGACCTGGAGCGACAGAACCA GTACCAGGTGCTGCTGGACGTCAAGGCCCGGCTGGAGTGCGAGATTGCCACGTACCGGAAACTTCTGGAGAGCGAGGACTGCAA ACTCCCCATCAATCCCTGCTCTACGGCTGCTGCCTGTGTCGTTTGTCCAGGCTGTGCCCCTGCCACCTGTAGCTCTCTCTAA